In Henriciella litoralis, the genomic window TCCGTCTCGATTGCAATCATTTCATCGACAATGCCCTGAAGCGCTTCGATATCATCGGAAGTGTGCTTGCCTGCGAGAATTCGCTGTCTGAATACCGCCGCAGGAAGCAAAAGATCCCAACGTGCCGTTGGAGACGCAATCTCCAGCAAATCCCGGCGCAATCCCCCAAGGATAGCACCGGCTTCATCAACACAGCCGGTTTCCAGACAGATGACCGAAAGATGATAGTCTAGCAGATGCACGCCGGCATAATCTTCACCTGCCGACGCTGCAAAACCGTCCCGAGCCGCGCGAATAGCGAGAGCAGCCTCTGCGTATTTCTCGGCTTCAACGAGTGTAATCCCTTCGTTTGCCAGATAAGCCAGACACTGCATGTGTTGCTCTCCATGGGAGGCGCAAACACTCTCGCGCAGACGAGTAAAAATCTCTGCAGCCTCAGACCATCGCGCTAGATCGCCATACAGAACACCAAGGTCATTCATGGCTTTCAGGGTCTGTGATCCGTCGGGCCCATATATCACCTCCATTTCGCTGACGGCCGCAAGAATTGTCTTTTCGGCGAGTTCATACTGCCGATTATACATGTAAGCGGCTCCGAGCAGGCTCTTGGCGTCGGCCAGCTCCCACTCTTCTAACACGCCATCGGCGTAGGGTGGCTCAAGCAGTTGTTCCAACAGCGAAATTGCAAGGTCGTGCTGCTCTGTCCGGCTGTACACCTGAGCTAGATTACGCATGATCACAGAACGCATGGTGAGGTTTTCGGCGTCTTCCTCGTCGAGCACCTCCAATGCCGTCTCGTACCAGTAACTGGCATCTTCAAGCTGGAGTTCATGCAAGGCGAGTCGGCCTTTGGAGCGCGCATGGCGCAACCGCACCACCCCCTCAAATTTGCCTCCGGACGCCTCCTCGGCGCGCTTTATGACATCCCCAGCGGCGTCAAATTCAGAGTTCTGCACGAATGCATCTGAAAGGTCGAAGCGAGCGGTTTGCACTTGCGCACTGGAAGGCGGGTAGAGGCTTTCCGACAATGTCAGCGCGTTTTGATATGCTGACGCGCTTTCAGAAAAGCGCCCTAGCCCGCTTTCGACACGTCCCAGCGTTTGCAAAAGGTATATCTGTGTTTCGCTATCATCGGCATAGATCTCCGGCATGATGTCACTGGCACGGGACAATGCATCAGCAACGGTCTGGTCGGGAGAGCCTCCCAGCGTTCGCGGATCGCCGCTGACCAGAATCTCTGTCAGAAATGTATTGCTCGCTTCCAGCTGCTGGCCGCTAACACGCAGCTTCTCGTTTGCTTGATGAGCAGACAGCGCGAAAGTCGTCGACCCAACAAGCGCAACCACGAGCGCGCTGGCTGTTGCGATCATCCATGGTCTTCGCGCACGCATACGCCGAAGTTTCGCATCGGCTTCCTGTGACAGGGTTTCGAGTTCATGCTGGTTCTGCCATTCCTGCTCGTACTTCCAGAAATTCGACAGCTGCTCGGCCAATTGGCCCGCAGATCGCAACCGCATTTCGGCATCGCCCCGAACCGCTGTAGCAATAAAGTCTCGCAATAATGGATGCTCGATATCGGCTTCCCAGCCTGTCGCCAGCGGCTTGTCGATATCTGCAGCCATGATCTGGTAGACGATAATTCCAAGGGAATAGATATCTCCCAACGTGCTGGATGGCTGACCACGCATCCGCTCCGGGGCCATATATACCGGCGTTCCGTGTTCGGGATTTCCCTCGGCATCAACGGTAAGGCCCATTACCGTGAGATTTGCCTGATCCAGAGCTTTCCTGTCGGTCAATCGGCTACTGCCGAGATCAATCAATTTGATCTGATGCTGGTCGGCTTCATTTCCCGGTATCGGTGAAATCACGATATTCGAAGGCTTGAGGTCGCCGTGCAATATTCCCAGTTCGTGAATCCGGGCGACCGCTGATGCGATTTGTCCGGAGAGACTCATCCGCTCGGCAAAACTCAGATTTGAAAGACCTTTATTGCGCGCCCATTTCTGAAAGTCTTCGCCGGCCACTTCACATTCAATGAAGAAAGGTTCGGATTCAAAATTCCAGTCGATTATTTCAGCAATCGGCAGCGATCCGGCCAAAGACTGCTTTGCAAGCCGGAACAGCGTCACCTCGCGCTTCAGTGACGAAAGCGCCTCTCCAGAACTCGCAAACTTGAAAATCCGCGGCTCGCCTGTTTTGCGATGTTGCGCTGTCCAGACTTCGCGCCCCGACCGAGCAGATAGCTGTGTCTCCAGCAACCAGTTGGGCCGTCTTGGCACGGCTTGCCCTTTGGCAAACTCATGGGCGCTTGACAGCTTTCGTCCGACGGCCTGACGCTCAATTGGCCCCTGAAAGCGATAGCCAATTCGGGGATGTGTCACGATCCGCTGCGCCAGATCTTCTCCGAGCGCTTTTCGCAATTTTGCTATGGCGTTGGGCAGGACGTTTTCAACAGTGATGACACCGGGCCAGACGGCTTCGAGAAGCTCATCTTTGGTAACGACTTCATCGACGTTCTCGATCAACACTCGAAGCAAATGCAAAGGTGTTCGTTCAACAGAAACCCGTTCGCCAGCCCTTACCAAGGTCATCGCGGCGACGTCAAAAATCAGATCATCGAAACGGTATCGATACTGAATAGCCCCAATGCGCTCTGACTCCATACGGCGCATACCCCATCGTTAGAGTTTCGTGATTCAACCGTTAGGACATGTCTGCCGAGTACAGCGTTTGATGCAAGCCTTAATCGGCAACCGATAAGGCAAGGCGTTCGATGAAAAGACTCCCGAGCCAGTTGTTTGCTGATCCTAAGCATCAAGGGAAAGGCAAAAGACATGACATTCAAAAGCAAGTTTCGCTTCAAGAGAGGCAAAGTAATTTCAGCTCAGCGAATGAGCGAAACTCATTTGTCAGGCGGCGGACACCATTCAATTAGCTCTCACACCTCCCATTGGTCAGAAGTCAGAGTCGAATGGGAGAATGGTTCGCAGGACGATGTTGATGTATCCGGAAAGTACTCTCCGGGCGACCAAGTCGCTGTTCTGTGGTATGGCAAAAAGAAGGTTGGCGACAAGAACATCACCACCGGGTGGTATTGGTCCAAACGGAACAAATTCAATCCTGTGGGGTCGTTCTTTTTCTGGTTATTCTTTTCGATTGCCGTGATTATCGGTCTGGTGGTTTCGGGATTTCTGGGCCCTTTGGCCATCTTCGGCTGGGGCTTCATTGTGTGGGCCGTTTATGCGGTCAATGAAGTCATGACCATCCATCGGCAAACATGGAAATTGCTTTCACTGATCAACGCAAACACTTCAAGCATCGAGAGTCTGAGTTGAAACACTGACAATTCTCTCCAGCGGCGTTATATGCCCCAGCACACGAAACCTTTGCACGGGCCCTTGAACCCGCTGGAGAGACAAAATGAATATCGCGAATACGGATGCGCCCTCCACGATGGTGGATGGTCTCAATTCACTTGGGTTTGCAAAACCCCCTTCGGAAACACGCGTTGTGGCCGCCATGTCGGGCGGCGTCGACAGCTCCGTCGTAGCCGCCCTCCTCAAGGATGAAGGCTATGACGTGGTTGGTATCACGCTGCAGCTTTATGACCACGGCGCTGCGATCGAGAAGAAGGGCGCCTGCTGCGCTGGGCAGGACATTCACGACGCGCGCAATGTCGCTGACCAGATCGGCATCCCCCATTATGTGCTCGACTATGAAAGCCGCTTTCGCGAGCAGGTGATGGAAGACTTTGCCGACACATATCTGTCCGGCTCCACGCCCATCCCCTGCATCCGCTGCAATCAGACGGTGAAGTTCTCGGATTTGCTGAAAACGGCCAAGGAGCTTGGCGCCGATTGCCTCGCCACGGGTCATTACATCCAACGCACCGATGACGGAAACGGCCCCGAGCTGCACCGCGCCGCCGATGCCTCGCGTGACCAGTCCTACTTTCTGTTCGCCACAACGCGTGAGCAGCTGGACTATGTCCGCTTTCCCCTTGGCGGCCTGCCGAAGACGCAAGTGCGTGAACTTGCAGAGCGGTTCAACCTGCCTGTCGCCTCAAAGCCCGACAGCCAGGATATCTGCTTCGTACCGCAAGGCTCTTACGCCGATGTCGTTGAAAAACTCCGCCCTGGTTCGGGGCGCGGCGGCGATATCGTCCATCTTGATGGCCGGGTGCTCGGACAGCATGACGGCGTCATTCGCTACACGGTCGGTCAGCGCCGGGGTCTGGGCGTCGCAACCGGCGAGCCGCTCTTCGTTGTGAAGATTGATGCGCCCAAGCGTCAGGTCATTGTCGGCCCGCGCGAAGCGCTGCTCACGGCGGGTCTGACCATGGAAGAGCTGAACTGGCTCGGCGATGGCTCGCTGGAAGAGGCGTGTGACCGCGGCGAGGCGGTTCTGGCACGCGTACGATCCACGCGTGAGCCCCTTCCCGCGCATCTTGGATGGTTGAAAGATCAACCAGCAGTGTACTTTTCGATCCCTGAAGAAGGGGTCGCAAAGGGCCAAGCGTGCGTCCTGTACGATTCTTTATCAAAAAGTCGTATCCTTGGGGGTGGTTTTATTTCGTCCACAATCCCTGCGGATGAGCGGATTCTCGCCTAAAATCTGTAGTAAAATGTACAGATCTAGGACACCTGCACCATGCCGGCACAGGTTTGCAAACGTGTGCTTAACGAGGCCGGGAAGAACGTTTTCAATTTTCATGAAAACTCACAGGTCCCGCTGAAATTTGATTTAATTCCGCTGCGCTAAGACCAATTCCTAGGCGCAGAACGCGTCTTCGGTATCAACCGCTAGTAAGGGTAGATCTCATGGCGCAGCAGAATGCGAGAACTTTTAGTGTAAATGGCCCGGATGGGCAGCCACTGACCCGGGAGGACTTGCCGCCTCCCGGTATCCGTCGCTGGGTTACCCGCCGCAAGGCAGAAGTGGTGGCAGCCGTGCGCGGCGGCCTCCTGTCCAAAAACGAAGCTTGCGAGCGATACGCCCTCTCGGAAGAAGAGCTGGCCGGCTGGGCACGTCTTTACGAGGAATTTGGCACCAAGGGCCTGCGCACGACGCGGCTCCAGAAGTATCGTGCCTAAGGAGATCTGGCGCTCCATCAACCGCAAACGGCGCGAACGTTAAAGCGCCGTTTACGCTGACCTGCCTAGCATCTGGCTGAACGTGTCCCTCATTTCCAGGGTCGCGGCGGACTCAGGGGCAGGCAATGTCAGTGATAAGGTCAACCTTGCCAGGAGGCACGCGGCTGGCGGCGCTTATCGCGCTGGCCATTACCGCGTGCCTTTTCGCATGGCGGGCAAACACGCTGCTTAGTGACGGCCTTGCCGACAGCGAGGCCCAGTCTTTCGAACAGCGACAGCTGACCAGTCTTCTGGAGCCCGTTTTCGGGCGCAACAATGTCAGGCTGGCCTCAAATCGCGTCGAAGATGGTTCGCGACGGTTTCTCGTCATGGTGAACTCGGCGTCGGATGATGTCGTCGTGGACGCGCAAACCTTCGAGCGCATGGTGACCATCCTGGAAGCTGCGGCGGGCTATGACCGCGCGACCGACAGCCTGCACGTCCAGCCCTTTGAGTTTGCAAGCGGCACGACGGGCGGCTTACAAACGATCGACCTGTTCGAGCTCGGCGCTATCTCGCTCGTCGGGTTTCTCCTGCTCTTTACCGCCCTGACCCCTTCGCGCGGGCGTCAAGAATTGCCGATGCCGCTCCGGCAGGACAATGATCCCCCACTTGCGACCGAGACACGCCAGCCGCCGCAATTGAGGCCCGCGCTGGTTCCGCGCGCTGCGGCCAATGAAGATATCAGCGAACAGGCAAGGCAGCTTGCCCGTGAGAATCCGCGCGAAACCGCCCGAATTCTCAAAGCCTGGATGAATCAGGAAGGAGACGAGCGATGAGCCTTCTTGCCCGTTTGCAAACCACCGAGACCGCGATCGCGCCAGGCGTCGCCAAAGCGGCCCGCCTGATGCGTGCGCTTGGGCCGGCTGCCGCGCAGATCTGGGGTGAGCTGTCTCCTGACGATTCGAGAGAATTGCGCGCCGCGATGACGTCCGGCGAGATTGATCTCAGCGAGCCGTCATCGACAGAGGCCGCAGCCCTTGTTTCCGAACTGGAGATGACGCGCCCGCCTTTCAGCGCGCCGTCCGAGGTGCCTGCCATGACAGGTATCTGGTCGCGCATATCAGCCATGGCGCCAGCCCAACTCGCCAACGCCATTCGCAACGAGCACCCGCAGACAATCGCGCTTATCCTGTCGCGGCTCTCCCCGCCAACCGCCTCTCAGGCCGTTCGGGCTTTGCCGCGCCTCATAGCCATCGATGCCCTGCGCCGTTTGCTCCATCTCGGGCGCCCGACGCAGTCATCGACATCGATCATCGCAAAGTCGCTGTGTGCAGACCTGGAAGGGTCAGGCTCGTCAGGTGCCGGCCAGGGCGATGAAGCCGTGGCCCGGATTTTTGACCGTCTCGATACTGCCACCGAGGAAGGCCTCCTGTCGTCCCTCGACAAGTCCGAGCCGGGCGCGCGCGAGCGTATCCGCGCGCTAATGTTTACGTTTGACGACCTCGCGCGCCTCGGACCAGCCGCCATCCAGACCATTCTGTCCAGCGTCGACCGGGCAGATCTCGCCACCACGCTGAAAGGCGCAAGTGCCCCGGTCTGCGAAGCGTTCTTCCTCAATATGACCCAGCGCGCAGGCGATATGTTGCGCGCAGAAATCGAGGCACTCGGCCCGGTCCGCAGATCGGTCATCGATGCTGCTCGCGATGAGATTACGACTCTCGCCCGCACGCTCGCGCGGCGCGGTGATATTCTCTCGGCAGATCATGAAGACGATGAGTTGGTCGAATGACGAAGACTGAAGTTTCAGGCCTCAGGCCGTTCGAATTCCAGAGCGATTTTTCCCCGCCAGCTCCGCCGCCCGCACCAGCTGATGATCGTATACTGATCAGCGTCGCAGAACTTGCCGGCTTGCTGGACGACACCCGCAACAATACGGCCAAACTCGTCCGTGACCGCTATGTCCAGCAGCAGACAGAGGCGATGAAACAATCGTCTGCCTCACTGCGCACAGCGCTGATCAAGGTCGTCGAACTCGCAGATGCCCTTGAAAAGGCAACGCTTTCCAGCGAGGTCCGCGCGGAAGCAAAATCCAAAATTCGTCAGATTGCTGCAGAGTTGGTTGACGGACAGGGCAATCTCTTTCAGACGTGATTCGCTTGTCAAATGACATCAGCGAGACTGGTAACCGGTCGGAAACCATTACACGCGAGTCTTCGCAACAGACGATGAGGGAGCACACCATGAGCGCTAACCGTGCACCAGACGCAGGTCTGTTCGATGTCCCCGTACGCGTTGATGTCGTGCTGGGTGAAGCCCGTATTCCCATCGAGGAATTGATGGCGCTCTCGCACGGCGAGATTGTCGCGCTGGAAAAATCCGTCACTGAACCTGTCGACATCTATGTCTCTGACCGCCTCATGGCGCGCGGCCGACTGGTGGTCGCTGATGGACAGCTCGGCGTGAAACTTTCAGAGATCATCGACGAGCGCAAAGCCGCCTGATCTCCCTCTCAAACCTGATCACTGTCCCGGCTGATTTGTTCACAGCCTATTTCTCCATTCCTAACAAATCGACAGATTTCGTTAACCTTTCCGCGCGAATGTGTGATTCCAGAAGTGGAGTTATTTGCTCATGCGCATGAAAATGTTCGCAGCTGAAAGCGTCGAAGCGGCCAAGGCAATGATCTTTGCCGAGATGGGCGACGACGCGATTATTCTTTCAGAACGCGAAGTTCCTGGCGGCGTGGAAGTGCGTGCAGCGACGGACAAGCTGGGCGGCGGTATGGTGCCTAGCGATCCGCGCTTCCTGACACGTTTGAACCGGCCTGTAGGCGCCGCCCCACGGCCACAGGAAAATCCACTCCGTAATCGCGTGCGCGATGCCTTGATCTGGCATGGCGCACCACAGAGATTTGCTGAGCGTGTTGCAGACGCAGGCGCGCCCATGTGTGCGCGGTCGCAAGACCCGGCCGAGATTATGGCCAGCGGCCTCGATGCCCTGATCACATGTGATCCGATCCCGCCAATGCCGACGCGCGACATTCTTCTTGTTGGCCCTCCAGGCCATGGCCGAACAGCTGTCGCCGCTAAACTCACGCGCCGCGCGGCGGTCGCCAAAGCCAAGATTCTGCCAGTCGCAGCTGACCTTGATGCCACCGCTGGCGGCGCACAGCTTGCTGCCTATCTGGAGCTTGAACAAAAACAGATCCGTGTCGCAAAGACGCCGGATGACCTGTTCAATCTTCTGAAAACAGCCCGTCAAAACTCAGAACGCTGCGTCATCGACCTTCCCGCAATCGTGCCCTTCGATGAAGAAGACATGGGAAATCTCGAGCAACTGATTTCCGTCATTGATGCCGAGCCGGTGCTCGTGCTTTCAACCGAAGGACACCCCGATGACCTCGCAGACATTGCCCGCGCCTTCGCGCGCGTCGGTGTTCGCCGGGCCATTATAACCAAACTCGATGTTACCCGCCGAAGAGGCGGTGTCGTCGCCGCCCTTTCCGGCGCAGGTATCGCATTTGCCCATCTCGGCGTGACACCATTCATCGGCGGCGGACTAGTCCCGGCCGCTCCAGGCCGGCTTTCAAGAATCCTGCTGGAAGAAGCTCCAGCAGATATCGCACTAAGAGGAGCTGCATGAGATGAGCTTCATGCTTCCAAAATCCATGGACAGATCTAACCGGTTGCCCAAGACGCCCCAGCGGCGAGTTGAGCCTGGAACGATTATCGCTGTTGCATCTGGCAAGGGCGGGGTCGGCAAGACCTTCATGTCGATCACACTCGCAAGTGCCTTTGCCAATCTCGGAGAGCGAACGCTCCTCGTTGATGGCGATCTTGGCCTTGCCAATGTGGACGTCCAGCTGGGCATCGCCCCTGAGACCGATCTCGCAGCTGTCAT contains:
- the fliN gene encoding flagellar motor switch protein FliN; this translates as MSANRAPDAGLFDVPVRVDVVLGEARIPIEELMALSHGEIVALEKSVTEPVDIYVSDRLMARGRLVVADGQLGVKLSEIIDERKAA
- the mnmA gene encoding tRNA 2-thiouridine(34) synthase MnmA; this encodes MVDGLNSLGFAKPPSETRVVAAMSGGVDSSVVAALLKDEGYDVVGITLQLYDHGAAIEKKGACCAGQDIHDARNVADQIGIPHYVLDYESRFREQVMEDFADTYLSGSTPIPCIRCNQTVKFSDLLKTAKELGADCLATGHYIQRTDDGNGPELHRAADASRDQSYFLFATTREQLDYVRFPLGGLPKTQVRELAERFNLPVASKPDSQDICFVPQGSYADVVEKLRPGSGRGGDIVHLDGRVLGQHDGVIRYTVGQRRGLGVATGEPLFVVKIDAPKRQVIVGPREALLTAGLTMEELNWLGDGSLEEACDRGEAVLARVRSTREPLPAHLGWLKDQPAVYFSIPEEGVAKGQACVLYDSLSKSRILGGGFISSTIPADERILA
- a CDS encoding flagellar motor switch protein FliG, yielding MSLLARLQTTETAIAPGVAKAARLMRALGPAAAQIWGELSPDDSRELRAAMTSGEIDLSEPSSTEAAALVSELEMTRPPFSAPSEVPAMTGIWSRISAMAPAQLANAIRNEHPQTIALILSRLSPPTASQAVRALPRLIAIDALRRLLHLGRPTQSSTSIIAKSLCADLEGSGSSGAGQGDEAVARIFDRLDTATEEGLLSSLDKSEPGARERIRALMFTFDDLARLGPAAIQTILSSVDRADLATTLKGASAPVCEAFFLNMTQRAGDMLRAEIEALGPVRRSVIDAARDEITTLARTLARRGDILSADHEDDELVE
- a CDS encoding flagellar biosynthesis protein FlhF; protein product: MRMKMFAAESVEAAKAMIFAEMGDDAIILSEREVPGGVEVRAATDKLGGGMVPSDPRFLTRLNRPVGAAPRPQENPLRNRVRDALIWHGAPQRFAERVADAGAPMCARSQDPAEIMASGLDALITCDPIPPMPTRDILLVGPPGHGRTAVAAKLTRRAAVAKAKILPVAADLDATAGGAQLAAYLELEQKQIRVAKTPDDLFNLLKTARQNSERCVIDLPAIVPFDEEDMGNLEQLISVIDAEPVLVLSTEGHPDDLADIARAFARVGVRRAIITKLDVTRRRGGVVAALSGAGIAFAHLGVTPFIGGGLVPAAPGRLSRILLEEAPADIALRGAA
- a CDS encoding tetratricopeptide repeat protein, whose amino-acid sequence is MRRMESERIGAIQYRYRFDDLIFDVAAMTLVRAGERVSVERTPLHLLRVLIENVDEVVTKDELLEAVWPGVITVENVLPNAIAKLRKALGEDLAQRIVTHPRIGYRFQGPIERQAVGRKLSSAHEFAKGQAVPRRPNWLLETQLSARSGREVWTAQHRKTGEPRIFKFASSGEALSSLKREVTLFRLAKQSLAGSLPIAEIIDWNFESEPFFIECEVAGEDFQKWARNKGLSNLSFAERMSLSGQIASAVARIHELGILHGDLKPSNIVISPIPGNEADQHQIKLIDLGSSRLTDRKALDQANLTVMGLTVDAEGNPEHGTPVYMAPERMRGQPSSTLGDIYSLGIIVYQIMAADIDKPLATGWEADIEHPLLRDFIATAVRGDAEMRLRSAGQLAEQLSNFWKYEQEWQNQHELETLSQEADAKLRRMRARRPWMIATASALVVALVGSTTFALSAHQANEKLRVSGQQLEASNTFLTEILVSGDPRTLGGSPDQTVADALSRASDIMPEIYADDSETQIYLLQTLGRVESGLGRFSESASAYQNALTLSESLYPPSSAQVQTARFDLSDAFVQNSEFDAAGDVIKRAEEASGGKFEGVVRLRHARSKGRLALHELQLEDASYWYETALEVLDEEDAENLTMRSVIMRNLAQVYSRTEQHDLAISLLEQLLEPPYADGVLEEWELADAKSLLGAAYMYNRQYELAEKTILAAVSEMEVIYGPDGSQTLKAMNDLGVLYGDLARWSEAAEIFTRLRESVCASHGEQHMQCLAYLANEGITLVEAEKYAEAALAIRAARDGFAASAGEDYAGVHLLDYHLSVICLETGCVDEAGAILGGLRRDLLEIASPTARWDLLLPAAVFRQRILAGKHTSDDIEALQGIVDEMIAIETDPKLVERTSQQL
- the sciP gene encoding CtrA inhibitor SciP, translated to MAQQNARTFSVNGPDGQPLTREDLPPPGIRRWVTRRKAEVVAAVRGGLLSKNEACERYALSEEELAGWARLYEEFGTKGLRTTRLQKYRA